One Lutra lutra chromosome 18, mLutLut1.2, whole genome shotgun sequence genomic window carries:
- the MAPK3 gene encoding mitogen-activated protein kinase 3, whose product MAAAAAAQGGGGGEPRGADGVGPGVSGEVEVVKGQPFDVGPRYTELHYIGEGAYGMVSSAYDHVRKIRVAIKKISPFEHQTYCQRTLREIQILLRFRHENVIGIRDILRAPTLEAMRDVYIVQDLMETDLYKLLKSQQLSNDHICYFLYQILRGLKYIHSANVLHRDLKPSNLLINTTCDLKICDFGLARIADPEHDHTGFLTEYVATRWYRAPEIMLNSKGYTKSIDIWSVGCILAEMLSNRPIFPGKHYLDQLNHILGILGSPSQEDLNCIINMKARNYLQSLPSKTKVAWAKLFPKSDSKALDLLDRMLTFNPNKRITVEEALAHPYLEQYYDPSDEPVAEEPFTFDMELDDLPKERLKELIFQETARFQPGALEAP is encoded by the exons atggcggcggcggcggcggctcaggggggcgggggcggggagcccCGGGGAGCTGATGGGGTCGGCCCGGGGGTCTCGGGGGAGGTGGAGGTAGTGAAGGGGCAGCCGTTCGACGTGGGCCCACGCTACACGGAGCTGCATTACATCGGCGAGGGCGCGTACGGCATGGTCAG CTCAGCTTACGACCACGTGCGCAAGATTCGCGTGGCCATCAAGAAAATCAGCCCCTTCGAGCATCAGACCTACTGCCAGCGCACACTGCGAGAGATCCAGATCTTACTGCGCTTCCGCCACGAGAACGTCATTGGCATTCGGGATATTCTGCGGGCACCCACCCTGGAAGCCATGAGGGATGT CTACATTGTGCAGGACCTGATGGAGACCGACCTCTACAAACTGCTCAAAAGCCAGCAGCTGAGCAACGACCATATCTGCTACTTCCTCTACCAGATCCTACGGGGCCTTAAGTATATCCACTCGGCCAACGTGCTCCACCGGGATTTAAAGCCCTCTAACCTGCTCATCAACACCACCTGCGACCTTAAG ATCTGCGATTTTGGACTGGCCCGGATTGCCGATCCCGAGCACGACCACACTGGCTTCCTGACAGAGTATGTGGCCACACGCTGGTACCGAGCTCCAGAAATCATGCTTAACTCTAAG ggctACACCAAGTCCATCGACATCTGGTCTGTGGGCTGCATTCTGGCTGAGATGCTCTCCAACCGGCCCATCTTCCCTGGCAAGCACTACCTGGACCAGCTCAACCACATTCTGG GTATCCTGGGCTCCCCATCCCAGGAGGACTTGAACTGTATCATCAACATGAAGGCCCGGAACTACCTGCAGTCTCTGCCCTCCAAGACCAAGGTGGCCTGGGCCAAGCTTTTCCCCAAGTCAGACTCCAAAG CCCTTGACCTGCTAGACCGGATGTTGACCTTCAACCCCAACAAACGAATCACAGTGGAAGAAGCCCTGGCTCACCCCTACTTGGAGCAGTACTACGACCCAAGTGATGAG CCAGTGGCCGAGGAGCCTTTCACCTTCGACATGGAGCTGGATGACCTACCCAAGGAGCGGCTGAAGGAGCTCATCTTCCAGGAGACAGCCCGCTTCCAGCCTGGGGCGCTGGAAGCCCCCTAA